The following coding sequences lie in one Treponema socranskii subsp. buccale genomic window:
- a CDS encoding aldose epimerase family protein gives MKTTVQNFGVLSDGTKVSLFTVKNKHMSFSVTDYGCRITSIVLRDSDGSETDVVLGYSTLEGYIYDTSYFGAFVGRFANRIKNASFSLDGKRCTLDKNDGRNMLHGGFDGWDKKVWKAKTVSTERGAGVEFTRVSKDGEQGFPGTMRVKVRYILDEKDNLTCRYTASSDKACPVNLTNHSYFNLAGKGTIENHVLKLDCPSYLETTSALIPTGKILSVKDSAYDFLKEKRIGRDIKKTGTGYDDCFVTRVYDGKNGSSGVPESAEKIIRVAQLCDPESGRTMTVDTNAEGIQLYTGNMLKAVRGKNGRIYGKHAALCLETECFPASPNIAHFPSCVLLPGKKYESITVYGFHR, from the coding sequence ATGAAAACAACGGTGCAAAATTTCGGAGTGCTTTCCGACGGAACAAAGGTTTCGCTTTTTACCGTCAAAAATAAACACATGTCCTTTTCCGTTACGGATTACGGCTGCAGAATTACGAGTATCGTGCTGCGCGATTCGGACGGCAGCGAAACCGACGTCGTACTCGGTTATTCGACGCTCGAAGGCTATATTTACGATACGAGCTATTTCGGCGCTTTTGTCGGGCGTTTTGCAAACAGAATTAAAAATGCTTCATTTTCGCTTGACGGTAAACGCTGTACGCTCGATAAAAACGACGGACGCAATATGCTGCACGGAGGTTTTGACGGCTGGGACAAAAAAGTGTGGAAAGCGAAAACCGTTTCGACCGAAAGAGGCGCGGGAGTCGAGTTTACGCGCGTTTCAAAAGACGGCGAGCAGGGCTTTCCCGGAACTATGCGCGTAAAAGTGCGCTACATCCTCGACGAAAAAGATAATCTTACGTGCCGTTATACGGCATCGAGCGATAAAGCCTGTCCCGTAAACCTCACCAATCATTCGTATTTTAATCTTGCGGGGAAAGGTACGATCGAAAATCATGTTTTAAAACTCGATTGTCCTTCTTATCTTGAAACTACGAGCGCTTTGATTCCGACCGGAAAAATTCTTTCCGTAAAGGATAGCGCTTACGATTTTTTAAAAGAAAAGCGCATCGGCCGCGATATCAAAAAAACGGGGACGGGTTACGACGACTGCTTTGTCACGAGAGTCTACGACGGAAAAAACGGAAGCTCCGGAGTTCCCGAATCGGCTGAAAAAATCATCCGAGTTGCACAATTGTGTGATCCCGAATCCGGCAGGACGATGACGGTCGATACGAATGCGGAAGGCATACAGCTTTATACCGGCAATATGCTGAAAGCCGTGCGCGGCAAAAACGGGCGCATCTACGGCAAGCACGCAGCGCTCTGCCTTGAAACCGAGTGCTTCCCCGCGTCTCCGAACATCGCGCACTTTCCGTCCTGCGTTTTGCTTCCCGGAAAAAAATACGAATCGATTACCGTATACGGATTTCACCGGTAG